From the genome of Actinomycetota bacterium, one region includes:
- a CDS encoding copper resistance protein CopC yields the protein MTVTHQPSSMPSQVIPTRAARVLRAPGAREFAPVPALMRAAMIVVCVVLALWLALALAAPAAAHSGAPMSSPVAGAVVASLPTTVTITFDGRLARVIGVRVIDAKGSDHVTSARLDPRNATRVLVRTARPVAGRYTVRWQVRSEDGHAQSGTFSFRARR from the coding sequence ATGACGGTGACCCACCAACCATCCTCGATGCCGTCACAGGTGATCCCGACCCGCGCTGCACGCGTGCTTCGCGCCCCTGGCGCTCGCGAGTTCGCGCCCGTGCCGGCGCTCATGCGAGCGGCCATGATCGTGGTGTGCGTCGTGCTGGCACTCTGGCTCGCCCTCGCGCTGGCGGCGCCGGCCGCCGCGCACTCCGGTGCCCCCATGAGCTCACCGGTCGCCGGCGCGGTGGTGGCGTCGCTGCCCACCACCGTGACCATCACCTTCGACGGCCGTCTGGCGCGGGTGATCGGGGTGAGGGTGATCGACGCGAAGGGATCCGACCACGTGACGTCGGCCAGGCTGGATCCCCGCAACGCCACGCGGGTGCTGGTGCGCACCGCGCGCCCTGTGGCCGGCCGCTACACGGTGCGCTGGCAGGTGCGCTCAGAGGACGGCCACGCGCAGTCGGGCACGTTCTCGTTCCGCGCCCGCCGCTAG
- a CDS encoding stearoyl-CoA 9-desaturase, with protein sequence MGVVIIPLTLLVAWILGLAGVSAPGASAGASWDELVLHWTLFMPVGIVFLVSAVMHTVLARRTAASIGWQTNGFQYEIGFVSLGLGIAGIWATYQGSEAWIAVAIPTTAFLFLAGVNHLIEMVRDRNYAPGNSVIIISDFGTPITLWAMLAAVGAL encoded by the coding sequence ATGGGCGTCGTCATAATCCCCCTGACGCTTCTGGTGGCGTGGATCCTCGGGCTCGCCGGGGTGTCCGCGCCGGGGGCATCCGCCGGTGCCTCCTGGGACGAACTGGTGCTGCACTGGACGCTCTTCATGCCGGTCGGCATCGTCTTCCTCGTGTCGGCGGTGATGCACACCGTGCTCGCGCGGCGCACGGCGGCATCGATCGGCTGGCAGACCAACGGCTTCCAGTACGAGATCGGCTTCGTGAGCCTGGGCCTGGGCATCGCCGGCATCTGGGCCACCTACCAGGGGTCTGAGGCCTGGATCGCCGTGGCGATCCCCACCACGGCGTTCCTGTTCCTCGCGGGCGTGAACCACCTCATCGAAATGGTGCGCGACCGCAACTACGCGCCCGGGAACAGCGTGATCATCATCAGCGACTTCGGAACCCCCATCACGCTCTGGGCCATGCTCGCGGCGGTCGGCGCCCTTTAG
- a CDS encoding alpha/beta hydrolase: MTPLAGFDRSVIGVTGTDIAVAVAGSGPPLLLLHGFPQTMAMWHRVAPMLAEHFTVVCADLRGYGHSGRPESGDDHAGYCKRAMAQDQVEAMQALGFDRFAVAGHDRGGRVTRRLCLDHPDRVTAAAVLDIVPTAKVFATTDQAMATAYYHWFFLIQPDGLPEHMIGSDPRWWLDETLRRWAAPGFVFDPDALAAYEEAFDDPATIHAQCEDYRAAATIDLEHDAADAHTRIACPLLVLWGAKGAMHRIYDVLGTWMDEGMDVRGRALDSGHFLAEEAPEETARGLLGLLT; encoded by the coding sequence GTGACCCCTCTCGCCGGGTTCGACCGATCGGTGATCGGCGTGACCGGCACGGACATCGCGGTGGCAGTGGCGGGCTCCGGCCCGCCACTGCTCCTGCTGCATGGCTTTCCGCAGACCATGGCCATGTGGCACCGGGTGGCCCCCATGCTGGCCGAGCACTTCACCGTGGTGTGCGCCGACCTGCGCGGATACGGCCACAGCGGGCGCCCGGAGTCGGGCGACGACCACGCCGGGTACTGCAAGCGCGCCATGGCGCAGGACCAGGTGGAGGCGATGCAGGCGCTGGGGTTCGACCGCTTCGCCGTGGCCGGGCACGATCGCGGCGGACGCGTCACGCGCCGGCTGTGCCTGGACCACCCCGATCGCGTCACAGCGGCGGCGGTGCTGGACATCGTGCCCACCGCAAAGGTGTTCGCCACCACCGATCAGGCCATGGCCACGGCCTACTACCACTGGTTCTTCCTCATCCAGCCCGACGGCCTGCCCGAGCACATGATCGGCAGCGACCCGCGCTGGTGGCTCGACGAGACGCTTCGCCGGTGGGCGGCCCCGGGGTTCGTGTTCGATCCCGATGCGCTGGCGGCCTACGAGGAGGCCTTCGACGACCCGGCCACCATCCACGCCCAGTGCGAGGACTACCGGGCAGCTGCCACCATCGACCTCGAGCACGACGCCGCAGATGCCCACACGCGCATCGCCTGCCCCCTGCTGGTGCTGTGGGGCGCCAAGGGCGCCATGCACCGCATCTACGACGTCCTCGGCACGTGGATGGACGAGGGGATGGACGTGCGCGGTCGCGCCCTCGACTCCGGACACTTCCTCGCCGAGGAGGCGCCGGAGGAGACCGCCCGAGGCCTCCTCGGGCTGCTTACGTAG
- a CDS encoding peptidylprolyl isomerase translates to MRRLIATATAAATILAVPLIAGCGSSDSASSGADTVAASTTGGDAGAAKSWSSAPKMTIDENASYSADLSTSEGDIQIALDPKQAPTTVNNFVFLAKQGFYDGLTFHRVIPDFVIQGGDPEGTGEGGPGYQFQDELPEAGQYKIGSVAMANAGPNTNGSQFFIVTGQQGASLPPNYSLFGQVTKGQDVADKISTMAAPGTEAPDPPVTIEKVTIMEKGAK, encoded by the coding sequence ATGAGACGACTTATCGCCACCGCCACTGCAGCAGCAACCATCCTCGCCGTCCCGCTCATCGCGGGCTGCGGATCGTCGGACAGCGCCTCATCGGGCGCCGACACCGTCGCGGCGAGCACCACGGGCGGCGACGCAGGGGCAGCGAAGAGCTGGTCCTCGGCGCCCAAGATGACCATCGACGAGAACGCCTCCTACTCGGCGGACCTCTCCACTTCGGAGGGCGACATCCAGATCGCCCTCGACCCCAAGCAAGCCCCCACGACCGTCAACAACTTCGTGTTCCTTGCCAAGCAAGGCTTCTACGACGGCCTCACCTTCCACCGGGTCATCCCCGACTTCGTCATCCAGGGCGGTGACCCTGAGGGCACCGGCGAGGGCGGCCCCGGGTATCAGTTCCAGGATGAGCTGCCTGAGGCCGGCCAGTACAAGATCGGGTCGGTGGCCATGGCGAACGCCGGCCCCAACACCAACGGATCGCAGTTCTTCATCGTCACCGGCCAGCAGGGCGCATCGCTGCCGCCCAACTACTCGCTGTTCGGGCAGGTGACCAAGGGCCAGGACGTAGCGGACAAGATCTCCACCATGGCCGCACCCGGCACCGAGGCGCCCGACCCGCCCGTGACGATCGAGAAGGTCACGATCATGGAGAAGGGCGCGAAGTGA